A stretch of Streptomyces vietnamensis DNA encodes these proteins:
- a CDS encoding M1 family metallopeptidase → MTSLRHWRAPLLALAAVLLLLPRTAAAEEPAAVPEGAATPDRPSYDVSLRADADGSHWTGHQTVSFRNSSRTPLRSVDVRLWGNGTDGCGTPGEPSPVRVSKVAGGTPRALTVGCTALRIDLPAPLPYRARTSVSFDVALTVPARVHRFGRDGAYRYLGNALPLLSVRDAQGRHLDPDVGFGESFYTLSGDFRVVLDHPSTLVVPATGTTTRHAGAPGRTVSTSVAHGVRDFAWAAGPFRSKSVTTPGGVRLNAYWTATTSRTGVDAGLKDAAGSVDAFGKRFGRYPYGELDLVMSDRLDDFGSMEFPGLVLLWTEPEASGAVHEIAHQWFYGIVGNDQFSSPWLDESFAQYATQSYYREPTAGCWEDQGEWPSDTAALTRSMGYYADGHRSEYVRVVYMRGGCALHDLERVLGGKAMAAMMRGYVRDHWRGVATTADFKRAAQAATAKDLGPFWRRHRIL, encoded by the coding sequence ATGACCTCGCTCAGGCACTGGCGTGCGCCGTTGCTCGCCCTCGCGGCCGTTCTGCTGCTGCTCCCCCGGACGGCCGCCGCGGAGGAGCCCGCGGCCGTCCCCGAGGGGGCGGCGACACCGGACCGCCCCTCGTACGACGTGTCGCTGCGCGCCGACGCCGACGGCTCGCACTGGACCGGCCACCAGACGGTGTCGTTCCGCAACTCCTCCCGTACGCCCCTGCGTTCGGTGGACGTACGGCTCTGGGGCAACGGCACCGACGGCTGCGGCACCCCGGGCGAACCCTCCCCGGTCCGGGTGAGCAAGGTCGCCGGCGGCACCCCGCGGGCGCTCACCGTCGGCTGCACCGCACTGCGGATCGATCTGCCCGCGCCACTGCCGTACCGGGCGCGGACGAGCGTCTCCTTCGACGTCGCTCTCACCGTCCCGGCCCGTGTGCACCGCTTCGGCCGGGACGGGGCGTACCGCTACCTCGGCAACGCGCTGCCGCTGCTCTCGGTACGCGACGCGCAGGGCCGGCACCTCGACCCGGACGTCGGTTTCGGCGAGAGCTTCTACACCCTGTCCGGTGACTTCCGGGTCGTGCTCGACCACCCGAGCACGCTCGTCGTCCCCGCGACGGGCACCACCACCCGGCACGCGGGCGCACCCGGCCGGACGGTCAGCACCAGTGTCGCGCACGGGGTGCGGGACTTCGCGTGGGCGGCGGGCCCCTTCCGGTCGAAGTCGGTGACGACGCCCGGCGGCGTGCGGCTCAACGCGTACTGGACGGCCACCACGTCCCGTACGGGCGTCGACGCCGGCCTGAAGGACGCCGCCGGCTCGGTCGACGCGTTCGGGAAGCGGTTCGGACGCTATCCGTACGGGGAGCTCGACCTGGTCATGAGCGACCGCCTCGACGACTTCGGCAGCATGGAGTTCCCGGGTCTCGTCCTGCTGTGGACCGAGCCGGAGGCGTCGGGCGCCGTGCACGAGATCGCCCACCAGTGGTTCTACGGCATCGTCGGCAACGACCAGTTCTCCTCGCCCTGGCTGGACGAGTCCTTCGCCCAGTACGCGACCCAGTCGTACTACCGGGAGCCCACGGCCGGCTGCTGGGAGGACCAGGGCGAGTGGCCCAGCGACACGGCCGCCCTCACCCGGTCCATGGGCTATTACGCGGACGGGCACCGTTCCGAGTACGTCCGGGTCGTCTACATGCGCGGCGGCTGCGCCCTGCACGACCTGGAACGCGTCCTGGGCGGCAAGGCGATGGCGGCCATGATGCGCGGCTACGTACGGGACCACTGGCGGGGCGTCGCCACCACCGCGGACTTCAAGCGCGCGGCGCAGGCGGCGACGGCGAAGGACCTCGGCCCGTTCTGGAGGCGGCACCGGATCCTCTGA
- a CDS encoding nucleoside hydrolase: MPVPVILDCDPGHDDAFNILLAAAHPAIDLLAITTVAGNQTLEKTTLNARRVCSAAGIRGVPIAAGRDRPLHGPPRVAENIHGDSGLDGPGFAKDEPDVPQDPRDALTLIRDTLLAHPAPVTLVPTGPLTNIAVFLLAHPELADRIERIVLMGGSTERGNTTPAAEFNVLCDPEAADIVFRSGRPVTMFGLNATHQVRATPEVVARIAALGTPLSGLCVDLLTYFASTYREVYGFDAPPLHDPLTVAHLINPSLVSLARAAVTVELNGTHTRGATVVDLHGVTGRPADTEVGMEVDTDAFWDLIVEAVRVLGG; this comes from the coding sequence ATGCCGGTTCCCGTGATTCTCGACTGCGATCCCGGTCACGACGACGCGTTCAACATCCTCCTGGCCGCCGCGCATCCCGCGATCGACCTCCTGGCGATCACCACCGTCGCGGGCAACCAGACGCTGGAGAAGACCACGCTCAACGCCCGCCGGGTCTGTTCGGCGGCCGGGATCCGGGGCGTACCGATCGCGGCGGGCCGCGACCGGCCGCTGCACGGACCGCCCCGGGTCGCCGAGAACATCCACGGCGACTCCGGTCTCGACGGGCCCGGCTTCGCGAAGGACGAGCCGGACGTCCCGCAGGACCCGCGCGACGCCCTCACCCTCATCCGCGACACCCTGCTCGCGCACCCGGCGCCGGTCACGCTCGTACCGACCGGGCCGCTCACCAACATCGCGGTCTTCCTGCTCGCCCACCCCGAGCTCGCCGACCGGATCGAGCGGATCGTGCTCATGGGCGGCTCGACGGAACGCGGCAACACCACGCCCGCGGCCGAGTTCAACGTCCTCTGCGATCCGGAAGCGGCGGACATCGTCTTCCGCAGCGGACGGCCGGTGACGATGTTCGGCCTCAACGCGACCCACCAAGTGCGGGCCACCCCCGAGGTCGTCGCCCGGATCGCCGCGCTCGGCACCCCGCTCAGCGGGCTCTGCGTCGACCTGCTCACCTACTTCGCGTCCACGTACCGCGAGGTGTACGGCTTCGACGCGCCCCCGCTGCACGATCCGCTCACCGTCGCCCACCTGATCAACCCGTCCCTCGTCAGCCTCGCACGGGCGGCGGTGACGGTGGAGCTGAACGGCACGCACACGCGGGGCGCGACGGTGGTGGACCTGCACGGGGTGACGGGCCGACCCGCCGACACCGAGGTCGGCATGGAGGTCGACACGGACGCGTTCTGGGACCTGATCGTGGAGGCCGTACGGGTGCTGGGCGGCTAG
- a CDS encoding MarR family winged helix-turn-helix transcriptional regulator, producing the protein MPTPEAAAIATELRTAMGKLTRRVKDEDRIPLGQAAVLGALDRNGAMTTSDLAADQRVRPQSMARAVGLLMEQNLVTRRAHPTDGRKSLVELSDAGRSALEAERGRRAGWLAQAIEAELTDEERALLARSAALLERLAAR; encoded by the coding sequence ATGCCCACCCCGGAAGCCGCCGCCATCGCCACCGAACTGCGCACCGCGATGGGCAAGCTCACCCGACGCGTCAAGGACGAGGACCGCATCCCGCTCGGCCAGGCCGCCGTGCTCGGCGCGCTCGACCGGAACGGCGCCATGACGACCAGCGACCTCGCCGCCGATCAGCGCGTGCGCCCCCAGTCGATGGCCCGCGCGGTGGGTCTGCTCATGGAACAGAACCTGGTCACGCGCCGGGCGCACCCCACGGACGGCCGCAAGTCGCTGGTCGAGCTGTCGGACGCGGGCCGGTCCGCACTGGAGGCGGAGCGCGGCCGCAGGGCCGGCTGGCTCGCGCAGGCCATCGAGGCCGAACTCACGGATGAGGAAAGGGCGTTGCTGGCGCGGAGCGCCGCCCTGCTCGAGCGGCTCGCGGCACGCTAG